One region of Quercus lobata isolate SW786 chromosome 2, ValleyOak3.0 Primary Assembly, whole genome shotgun sequence genomic DNA includes:
- the LOC115959948 gene encoding uncharacterized protein LOC115959948 — protein MATTNNAQEDEPPRSTALERQVQTLMTAVERLTKQNHDLEEQLRQRDAGPNLQEQNQEGNSAERREQEKPEGSNAPSRLERQNVSLPSLMDFAPPPIIAEMQAMKEQMEVMMNALKGRVSSDLDDLVNRTDSPFTAPVNSFPLPPKFRMPQIESYDGVKDPLDHLETFKTLMHFQGVPDEIMCRAFSTMLKGPARVWFSRLTPNSINTFKELSALFTSHFIGRHRYKRSTACLMSIKQREDETLGAYITRFNKEALSIDEADDKILVAAFTSRLRKGKFLFSLYKNDPKTMTDVLYRATKYMNAEDALLAREEKPKKRERQEYTRQDRGRKIARTGDQRDEKRSRPPTGRFTNFTSLTAPIDQVLMQIKDEGALTFLGKLKGDPNKRLRDKYCRFHRDHGHDTANCYDLKQQIEALIRQGKLQRFVSRERTDTPEEQAPRRENERPRPPIGDIRMIVGGTATAGSSKKARKTYLRMVHSV, from the coding sequence ATGGCTACCACCAACAACGCTCAAGAAGACGAGCCACCGAGATCTACTGCGTTAGAAAGGCAGGTCCAGACTCTCATGACAGCAGTAGAACGACTCACAAAGCAGAACCATGATCTGGAGGAGCAGCTACGCCAAAGGGACGCAGGACCTAACCTTCAGGAGCAAAACCAGGAAGGTAACAGTGCCGAGCGAAGGGAGCAGGAGAAGCCAGAAGGCAGCAATGCCCCAAGCCGACTGGAGCGGCAAAACGTGAGCCTTCCGTCTCTCATGGATTTTGCTCCCCCGCCTATCATCgcagagatgcaggcgatgaaaGAACAGATGGAGGTCATGATGAACGCTCTTAAAGGGCGAGTATCTTCTGATCTCGACGATTTAGTGAACAGAACCGATTCACCATTCACCGCGCCCGTCAACTCATTCCCCCTGCCACCAAAGTTCCGGATGCCTCAGATTGAAAGTTAcgacggggtcaaggaccctctCGATCATCTAGAGActttcaagaccctgatgcacttTCAGGGTGTACCAGACGAGATCATGTGCAGGGCGTTCTCGACCATGCTGAAGGGGCCTGCGAGGGTTTGGTTCAGTAGGTTGACACCAAACTCCATCAATACTTTCAAGGAGTTGAGCGCCCTGTTCACCTCACACTTCATAGGCAGACATCGATACAAAAGGTCCACCGCGTGCTTAATGAGCATCAAGCAGCGAGAAGACGAGACACTGGGAGCCTACATAACTCGTTTCAACAAAGAAGCCCTTTCGATTGACGAAGCTGACGATAAGATACTCGTAGCCGCATTCACTAGCAGGCTACGGAAGGGTAAGTTCTTGTTTTCCTTGTACAAGAATGACCCAAAAACCATGACAGACGTTCTCTATAGGGCtaccaagtacatgaatgcagaagacgcGCTGCTGGCCCGCGAGGAAAAGCCTAAGAAGAGGGAAAGGCAGGAGTACACGAGACAAGATAGGGGGCGAAAGATCGCTAGAACCGGGGATCAACGTGATGAAAAGCGCTCCAGACCCCCCACTGGAAGATTCACCAATTTCACCTCATTAACAGCCCCGATCGACCAAGTAttgatgcaaatcaaagatgaaggaGCATTGACTTTCCTTGGAAAGTTGAAGGGAGACCCCAACAAAAGACTGAGAGACAAGTATTGTCGCTTTCACCGGGACCACGGGCACGACACAGCTAACTGCTACGACCtgaagcagcagattgaggccctaATCAGGCAGGGGAAGTTACAGAGGTTCGTCAGCAGGGAAAGAACTGATACACCGGAGGAACAGGCCCCACGACGGGAGAACGAGCGCCCGAGACCACCCATAGGAGACATACGAATGATCGTAGGGGGCACAGCTACAGCCGGATCTTCCAAGAAAGCCCGCAAAACCTACCTTAGGATGGTCCATAGCGTCTAA